One Streptomyces sp. NBC_00554 DNA segment encodes these proteins:
- a CDS encoding sigma factor-like helix-turn-helix DNA-binding protein: protein MRERQVSQNARRAREFEAFVAGAAGRLLHAATLLTAEPRDANPRARRLLTLALAQTYASWDRLRGEDPYDHARQHLAVRFARGAWHQHGGLGRARPSSDSVLARLAPQERLILVLRLYEGVAEEQTAALLGLPTERVRAICARAMATLLHPPRGPAPALAKVVPS, encoded by the coding sequence TTGCGCGAACGGCAGGTGTCCCAAAACGCCCGCCGGGCCCGGGAGTTCGAGGCGTTCGTCGCGGGCGCGGCAGGGCGACTGCTGCATGCCGCCACACTGCTCACGGCGGAGCCCCGGGACGCCAACCCACGCGCGCGGCGCCTGCTGACGCTGGCCCTCGCCCAGACGTACGCCTCCTGGGACAGGCTGCGCGGCGAGGATCCGTACGACCACGCCCGCCAGCACCTGGCCGTCCGCTTCGCACGCGGCGCCTGGCACCAGCACGGAGGCCTCGGCCGGGCCCGCCCGTCGTCGGACAGTGTCCTGGCGCGCCTGGCGCCCCAGGAGCGGCTGATCCTGGTCCTCAGGCTGTACGAGGGGGTCGCCGAGGAACAGACTGCTGCCCTGCTCGGGCTCCCCACGGAACGGGTACGGGCGATCTGCGCCCGCGCGATGGCGACCCTGCTGCACCCGCCGCGCGGACCGGCACCGGCCCTGGCGAAGGTGGTGCCGTCATGA
- a CDS encoding cystathionine gamma-synthase, producing the protein MSDRHISQHFETLAIHAGNTADPLTGAVVPPIYQVSTYKQDGVGGLRGGYEYSRSANPTRTALEENLAALEGGRRGLAFASGLAAEDCLLRTLLSPGDHVVIPNDAYGGTFRLFAKVVSRWGVEWSVADTSDPASVRAAVTPKTKVIWVETPSNPLLGITDIAVVAQIARDAGARLVVDNTFATPYLQQPLALGADVVVHSLTKYMGGHSDVVGGALIVGDQALGEELAYHQNAMGAVAGPFDSWLVLRGTKTLPVRMDRHSENATKVAEMLTRHARVTRVLYPGLPEHPGHEIAAKQMKAFGGMISFQVDGGEEAAVEVCNRAKVFTLGESLGGVESLIEHPGRMTHASVAGSALEVPADLVRLSVGIENVDDLLQDLQQALGQ; encoded by the coding sequence ATGAGCGACAGGCACATCAGTCAGCACTTCGAGACCCTCGCGATCCACGCGGGCAACACCGCCGATCCCCTCACCGGCGCGGTCGTCCCGCCGATCTACCAGGTCTCGACCTACAAGCAGGACGGCGTCGGCGGGCTCCGCGGCGGCTACGAGTACAGCCGTAGCGCCAATCCCACCAGGACCGCCCTGGAAGAGAACCTCGCCGCCCTGGAGGGCGGTCGTCGCGGCCTCGCGTTCGCGTCCGGACTGGCGGCCGAGGACTGCCTGTTGCGCACGCTGCTCAGCCCCGGCGACCACGTGGTCATCCCGAACGACGCGTACGGCGGCACGTTCCGCCTGTTCGCGAAGGTCGTCTCCCGGTGGGGGGTGGAATGGTCGGTCGCCGACACCAGCGACCCCGCCTCCGTACGGGCAGCCGTCACCCCCAAGACCAAGGTCATCTGGGTGGAGACCCCCTCCAACCCCCTCCTCGGCATCACCGACATCGCCGTCGTCGCCCAGATCGCGCGCGACGCGGGCGCCAGGCTGGTCGTCGACAACACCTTCGCGACCCCCTACCTCCAGCAGCCGCTCGCGCTCGGCGCGGACGTCGTCGTGCACTCGCTGACCAAGTACATGGGCGGTCACTCGGACGTCGTCGGCGGCGCGCTGATCGTCGGTGACCAGGCACTGGGCGAGGAACTGGCGTACCACCAGAACGCGATGGGCGCCGTCGCCGGGCCCTTCGACTCCTGGCTGGTGCTGCGCGGCACCAAGACGCTCCCGGTGCGCATGGACCGGCACAGCGAGAACGCCACCAAGGTCGCCGAGATGCTCACCCGGCACGCGCGCGTGACGCGCGTTCTGTACCCGGGTCTCCCGGAGCACCCCGGTCACGAGATCGCCGCCAAGCAGATGAAGGCGTTCGGCGGCATGATCTCCTTCCAGGTCGACGGCGGCGAGGAGGCGGCCGTCGAGGTCTGCAACCGCGCCAAGGTGTTCACGCTCGGCGAGTCCCTGGGCGGCGTGGAATCCCTGATCGAGCACCCCGGGCGCATGACGCACGCGTCCGTGGCCGGCTCCGCCCTCGAAGTGCCCGCCGATCTCGTACGCCTCTCCGTAGGCATCGAGAACGTCGACGACCTGCTTCAGGACCTCCAGCAGGCGCTCGGCCAGTAA
- the msrA gene encoding peptide-methionine (S)-S-oxide reductase MsrA: MAAQTQRAVLAGGCFWGMQDLIRRLPGVTATRVGYTGGDVPNATYRNHGTHAEAIEILFDPEKTDFRAILEFFFQIHDPSTKNRQGNDIGLSYRSAIYYVDDEQKRTAEDTIADVDASGLWPDKVVTEVEPVGPFWEAEPEHQDYLERYPEGYTCHFPRAGWRLPARAQG, encoded by the coding sequence ATGGCTGCGCAGACGCAGAGGGCCGTGCTGGCGGGTGGATGTTTCTGGGGGATGCAGGACCTGATCCGCCGGCTTCCGGGAGTTACGGCGACCCGGGTCGGATACACCGGGGGTGACGTGCCGAACGCGACCTACCGGAACCACGGCACGCACGCGGAGGCCATCGAGATCCTTTTCGACCCCGAGAAGACCGACTTCCGCGCGATCCTGGAGTTCTTCTTCCAGATCCACGACCCGAGCACCAAGAACCGTCAGGGCAACGACATCGGCCTCAGCTACCGCTCGGCGATCTACTACGTGGACGACGAGCAGAAGCGGACCGCCGAGGACACGATCGCGGACGTGGACGCCTCCGGACTGTGGCCGGACAAGGTCGTCACCGAGGTCGAGCCGGTCGGCCCCTTCTGGGAGGCCGAGCCCGAGCACCAGGACTACCTGGAGCGTTACCCGGAGGGCTACACCTGCCACTTCCCGCGCGCTGGATGGCGGCTGCCCGCCCGCGCGCAGGGCTGA
- a CDS encoding restriction endonuclease, with amino-acid sequence MSRRSTGFVGAWAEVQRQQQRQSEAETRQRRQEAQQARAYQRRAAQSHREYRQADALRRTEELDAEVAALQSLLASGCDAPAFRASSLKRAEVVQPFAPGPLAQPLPMPDVNQYQTQSGWTASRRAHAQAEARARFERDLQAAQAAEAHRQQQLASYQREYQQWVDAQLAEVREHNAGVVAISEGVRRRDPDSAVEYFSAALYSSTAWPEGFPRQIAAAYDSAARQLVLDWELPSYDIVPAIKSVRYMFGTDQDKETPRPESQRRALYKEMLAQCMLLVLHELFAADEQGALESVALNGFVDGHDPTTGRPGHIFLATVMASRSSFRDLHLAQVDAGSCLAGALRGQLSTRPDQLTPVRPSRRPQDVGNRVVAHGSDEEPDLYDMDPVEFENLVADLFRAMGMQAVTTQRSGDGGVDVDALDPTPIRGGKIVVQVKRYRNTVPPTAVRDLYGTAQGAGANKGVLVTTSGFGPGSHTFANGKPLELISGTELVDLLHRHGLRGRLGEGGRQAFPQPTPTDPNTRLPDDYNVLGMSWAGSVALDVCALVCHGNRVLSDDHFVFFNNPQTPDGSVRALPAVAPDKAAICVAFDGLPVEADRFVLVAAIDPEVNPDADLSGFTDACIRLLDPVMSELGRLEVSDGRPLETALVLGSFRRRASGDWEFVLGGKGYTGGLEELVQDYGIDVE; translated from the coding sequence ATGAGTCGTCGTTCTACCGGTTTTGTCGGCGCGTGGGCTGAGGTGCAACGGCAGCAGCAGCGCCAGTCGGAAGCCGAGACCAGGCAGCGGAGACAAGAAGCTCAGCAAGCGCGGGCTTACCAGCGGCGAGCTGCCCAAAGCCATCGCGAGTACAGGCAGGCAGATGCGTTGCGTCGCACGGAGGAGCTGGACGCAGAGGTAGCGGCACTGCAAAGCCTTCTCGCTTCAGGTTGCGACGCTCCGGCTTTCAGGGCGTCCTCGCTCAAGCGAGCCGAGGTCGTTCAGCCTTTCGCTCCAGGTCCGTTGGCGCAGCCGCTGCCCATGCCGGATGTCAATCAGTACCAAACGCAGAGTGGTTGGACGGCGAGTCGCCGGGCTCATGCTCAAGCCGAGGCGCGGGCGCGTTTCGAGCGGGACCTGCAGGCTGCACAGGCAGCGGAGGCTCACCGTCAACAGCAACTGGCCTCGTATCAGCGTGAGTACCAACAGTGGGTCGACGCCCAGCTGGCCGAGGTGCGTGAGCACAACGCCGGCGTGGTCGCGATATCCGAAGGCGTGAGGCGCCGAGATCCCGATTCCGCGGTCGAGTACTTCTCAGCTGCTCTCTATTCCTCAACGGCGTGGCCTGAGGGCTTCCCACGACAGATAGCGGCCGCGTACGACTCCGCTGCCCGACAGCTGGTGCTCGACTGGGAGTTGCCCTCCTACGACATCGTCCCTGCGATCAAGTCCGTTCGGTACATGTTCGGGACCGACCAGGACAAGGAGACCCCCCGCCCGGAAAGCCAGCGGCGGGCTCTGTACAAGGAGATGCTCGCGCAGTGCATGTTGCTTGTCCTGCACGAGCTCTTCGCCGCGGACGAACAAGGGGCGCTGGAGTCAGTGGCCCTGAACGGGTTCGTTGACGGACATGACCCCACGACGGGCCGACCGGGCCACATCTTCCTCGCGACGGTCATGGCCTCACGCTCTTCGTTTCGTGACTTGCACTTGGCGCAGGTGGATGCAGGGAGTTGTCTGGCCGGCGCCCTGAGAGGGCAGCTTTCAACCAGGCCGGACCAACTCACACCGGTACGGCCGAGCCGCAGGCCACAAGACGTCGGAAACCGCGTTGTCGCCCACGGCAGCGACGAGGAACCGGACCTGTACGACATGGACCCGGTGGAATTCGAGAATCTCGTTGCTGATCTCTTCCGGGCCATGGGAATGCAGGCGGTGACGACCCAGCGCTCAGGCGATGGAGGTGTGGACGTCGACGCGCTGGATCCGACACCGATCCGAGGCGGCAAGATCGTCGTACAGGTGAAGCGCTACCGCAACACGGTGCCGCCCACTGCCGTGCGTGACTTGTACGGGACTGCGCAGGGTGCGGGCGCCAACAAAGGCGTCCTGGTGACGACGTCAGGGTTCGGCCCCGGCTCACATACCTTCGCCAACGGCAAGCCGTTGGAGCTGATCTCGGGCACGGAACTCGTCGACCTGTTGCATCGTCACGGACTGCGCGGACGATTGGGCGAGGGTGGTCGTCAAGCCTTCCCGCAGCCGACCCCGACGGACCCGAACACTCGGCTCCCCGACGACTACAACGTGCTGGGAATGTCGTGGGCCGGAAGCGTCGCCTTGGACGTGTGCGCGCTCGTCTGCCATGGCAATCGCGTCCTCAGCGACGATCACTTCGTCTTTTTCAACAATCCACAGACTCCCGACGGCTCCGTGCGTGCCCTTCCCGCGGTGGCGCCTGACAAGGCTGCGATCTGTGTCGCCTTCGACGGGCTGCCGGTGGAGGCTGATCGGTTCGTGCTGGTGGCGGCCATCGATCCGGAGGTCAACCCGGACGCGGATCTCTCGGGATTCACGGATGCCTGTATCCGGCTGCTCGATCCGGTGATGTCGGAGCTGGGACGGCTTGAGGTCTCTGACGGCCGACCGCTCGAAACCGCCTTGGTCCTCGGTTCCTTCCGCCGAAGGGCCAGCGGAGACTGGGAGTTCGTCCTTGGCGGCAAGGGCTACACGGGTGGCCTGGAGGAACTCGTTCAGGACTACGGCATCGATGTGGAGTAG